In Tripterygium wilfordii isolate XIE 37 chromosome 15, ASM1340144v1, whole genome shotgun sequence, one DNA window encodes the following:
- the LOC119979861 gene encoding zinc finger BED domain-containing protein RICESLEEPER 2-like has translation MHSSIRSIRKACKYTRSSLSRLEKFWQCLVLEKIDSKGYMPLECKTRWNSTYVMLEAALKVQRGFERIEEEATDYVRYFDSNDNDDENQQNKRRRVGVESGDERRKLMPPSSSDWAYASAFVKFLKKFYDATLKLSSYKTVTANVPFRKMYMMVDALKKAMRSEDEFLKKVATSMKAKFDKYWGNIKDVNQIVVLGVVLDPRFKMDLVQRGFKFLEDEPINIEGLVFRVKSLLFNMYEDYKNDTPGVAQWSMETSNESEGVVNEEEGDANLELFMRRRKERDVPRYPILSKIARDVFVVPVSSVPSESAFSAGKRVVNPFRASLTPKTVEALICTNDWLKARPFDFYNEPTEEEIELYEWCEKIEKEMEALQNSEVLQIVPYKF, from the exons ATGCATAGCTCAATTAGGAGTATTCGCAAAGCTTGCAAGTATACAAGATCCTCTCTATCTAGGTTGGAAAAGTTTTGGCAATGTTTAGTGTTGGAGAAGATTGATAGCAAAGGTTATATGCCTTTAGAGTGTAAAACTAGGTGGAATTCAACATATGTAATGTTAGAGGCAGCATTGAAGGTGCAAAGGGGGTTTGAGAGAATTGAGGAGGAGGCCACTGATTATGTGCGTTATTTTGATAgtaatgataatgatgatgagaaTCAACAAAATAAGAGAAGAAGGGTAGGAGTTGAGTCTGGTGATGAAAGGAGGAAACTCATGCCTCCTAGTTCCTCCGATTGGGCTTATGCAAGTGCTTTTGTAAAATTCTTAAAGAAATTCTATGATGCAACTTTGAAGCTTAGTTCATACAAAACGGTGACGGCTAATGTGCCTTTTCGTAAGATGTATATGATGGTTGATGCGTTGAAAAAAGCAATGAGAAGTGAAGATGAGTTCTTAAAGAAGGTTGCAACTTCAATGAAAGCAAAGTTTGACAAATATTGGGGAAATATCAAAGATGTCAACCAAATTGTAGTTCTGGGGGTGGTCCTTGATCCTCGTTTCAAAATGGACCTAGTCCAACGGGGATTTAAGTTCTTGGAAGATGAACCTATCAATATTGAAGGGTTGGTGTTTAGAGTTAAAAGTCTTTTATTCAACATGTATGAAGATTATAAAAATGATACTCCAGGAGTTGCTCAATGGAGTATGGAAACATCTAATGAGAGTGAGGGAGTTGTAAATGAAGAGGAGGGAGATGCAAATTTGGAGTTGTttatgagaagaagaaaagagagagatgtg CCAAGGTATCCAATCCTGTCCAAGATTGCTAGGGATGTGTTTGTTGTTCCGGTGTCAAGTGTGCCTTCAGAGTCAGCATTTAGTGCTGGGAAGCGGGTTGTAAATCCTTTTCGGGCAAGTTTGACTCCTAAAACAGTGGAGGCACTCATTTGCACCAATGATTGGCTCAAAGCCCGACCTTTTGACTTCTACAACGAACCAACTGAAGAGGAGATAGAACTTTATGAATGGTGCgagaaaatagaaaaag AAATGGAAGCACTACAAAATTCTGAG GTCTTACAAATTGTCCCATACAAGTTTTGA